In the Pseudomonas sp. DTU_2021_1001937_2_SI_NGA_ILE_001 genome, one interval contains:
- the tagH gene encoding type VI secretion system-associated FHA domain protein TagH — protein sequence MSLCLTITSYHKITPGQCAEKSMDSGVMAIGRSQENDWVLPDPERLVSSRHCVIQYKDGRYYLTDTSTNGVELVQAGVRLRRGNSEVLQDGELIRIGEYEIRVRIDFAMHLAEPGASSVEAPNSFEALMSRQDSQWQPSSGAPAVTSGMAHLQGGSAQDTFPDLFDFLGPSSVAPATQPDHVPARQHDFRPPTPVHLDKPATPAPPPTAAAPGGAGLIPDDWDPFADIIAPQPQPQPQPPQVPPAAAEPAPVFEPVPPVVTEPLPEVAPLPVAEPLAVEPVAVAAAPQPVSPPPGAGASDVLLQAFLRGAGLDQLRVDTQQAEAQIEAIGRSYRLMVEGLIDVLRARSSLKGEFRMQQTMIRPVENNPLKFAPNADEALLLLLRHGNNAFMGPEQAIQDSFDDLRAHQLAVMAGVEAAIKHLLKRFAPAELEARMGKPGGLSGLLGGSRQAQYWQQFTALYERISQEAEDDFQDLFGREFSRAYEAHSERLRRS from the coding sequence ATGTCGCTGTGCTTGACCATAACTAGTTACCACAAGATTACACCGGGTCAATGCGCTGAAAAGAGCATGGACAGCGGTGTGATGGCAATTGGCCGTAGTCAAGAGAATGACTGGGTACTTCCCGATCCAGAGCGGTTGGTATCTTCGCGGCATTGCGTCATTCAATATAAGGACGGCCGCTATTATCTCACCGACACCAGCACTAATGGCGTTGAGCTAGTACAGGCGGGCGTGCGCCTGCGTCGCGGTAACAGCGAAGTATTGCAGGATGGTGAACTCATCCGTATTGGCGAATACGAGATTCGCGTGCGCATCGATTTCGCCATGCACCTGGCCGAGCCCGGTGCCTCGTCTGTTGAAGCGCCGAACAGCTTCGAGGCGTTGATGAGCCGCCAGGACAGCCAATGGCAGCCTTCGTCGGGTGCGCCGGCGGTGACTTCCGGCATGGCGCATCTGCAGGGTGGTTCGGCTCAGGACACATTCCCCGACCTGTTCGATTTCCTCGGTCCTTCCAGCGTGGCGCCGGCGACCCAGCCGGACCATGTACCGGCCCGCCAGCATGACTTCCGGCCGCCCACCCCGGTGCACCTCGACAAGCCTGCAACACCTGCGCCCCCGCCGACTGCCGCCGCGCCTGGCGGTGCCGGGCTGATTCCAGATGACTGGGACCCGTTCGCCGACATCATTGCCCCGCAGCCGCAGCCGCAGCCGCAGCCACCGCAAGTGCCGCCAGCGGCAGCGGAACCGGCGCCGGTTTTCGAGCCTGTGCCTCCAGTGGTTACCGAGCCATTGCCTGAGGTGGCGCCATTGCCGGTCGCCGAGCCGCTGGCCGTCGAGCCCGTTGCGGTAGCCGCTGCACCGCAGCCCGTCAGCCCTCCACCCGGCGCCGGGGCTTCCGATGTGCTGTTGCAGGCCTTCCTGCGCGGTGCCGGCCTGGACCAGCTGCGTGTCGATACTCAGCAGGCCGAAGCGCAGATTGAGGCCATCGGGCGCAGCTACCGGCTGATGGTCGAAGGCCTGATCGACGTGCTGCGCGCGCGCAGCAGCCTCAAGGGCGAGTTCCGCATGCAGCAGACCATGATCCGCCCGGTCGAGAACAACCCGCTGAAGTTCGCCCCCAACGCCGATGAAGCCCTGCTGTTGCTGCTGCGCCATGGCAACAACGCCTTCATGGGCCCGGAACAGGCGATCCAGGACAGCTTCGATGACCTGCGCGCCCACCAGTTGGCGGTGATGGCCGGTGTCGAGGCGGCCATCAAGCACCTGCTCAAGCGCTTCGCGCCTGCCGAGCTGGAGGCGCGCATGGGCAAGCCTGGCGGCTTGTCGGGCCTGTTGGGCGGCTCGCGGCAGGCGCAGTACTGGCAGCAGTTCACCGCCTTGTATGAGCGTATTTCCCAGGAAGCCGAAGACGACTTCCAGGACCTCTTCGGTCGCGAGTTCAGCCGTGCCTATGAAGCGCACAGCGAACGCTTGCGGCGCTCCTGA
- the tssC gene encoding type VI secretion system contractile sheath large subunit — MTEQLRDNQAQAATQEQTSEFASLLLQEFKPKTERAREAVETAVRTLAEQALAQTDLVSNDAIKSIESIIAAIDAKLTAQVNQIIHNPQFQQVESAWRGLHYLVNNTETDEQLKIRVLNISKPELHKTLKKFKGTAWDQSPIFKKMYEEEYGQFGGEPYGCLIGDYYFDQSPPDVELLGELSKVCAAMHAPFISAASPTVMGMGSWQELSNPRDLTKIFTTPEYAGWRSLRESEDSRYIGLTMPRFLARLPYGAKTDPVEAFAFEEDTDGADSAKYTWANAAYAMGVNINRSFKHYGWCSRIRGVESGGEVENLPAHTFPTDDGGVDMKCPTEIAISDRREAELAKNGFMPLLHKKNTDFAAFIGAQSLQKPAEYDDPDATANANLAARLPYLFATCRFAHYLKCIVRDKIGSFKEKDDMQRWLQDWILNYVDGDPTHSTETTKAQHPLAAAEVVVEDVEGNPGYYTSKFFLRPHYQLEGLTVSLRLVSKLPSAKGA, encoded by the coding sequence ATGACCGAACAGCTGCGCGACAACCAGGCCCAGGCGGCCACCCAGGAACAGACCAGCGAATTCGCTTCGCTGCTGCTGCAGGAATTCAAACCCAAGACCGAGCGGGCCCGCGAAGCGGTGGAAACCGCCGTGCGCACCCTGGCCGAACAGGCTCTGGCGCAAACCGACCTGGTGTCCAACGACGCCATCAAGTCGATCGAATCGATCATCGCCGCCATCGACGCCAAGCTCACCGCCCAGGTCAACCAGATCATCCACAACCCGCAGTTCCAGCAGGTCGAAAGCGCCTGGCGCGGCCTGCACTACCTGGTGAACAACACCGAGACCGATGAGCAGCTGAAGATTCGCGTGCTGAACATCTCCAAGCCGGAGCTGCACAAGACCCTGAAGAAGTTCAAGGGCACGGCCTGGGACCAGAGCCCGATCTTCAAGAAGATGTACGAGGAAGAGTACGGCCAGTTCGGTGGCGAGCCCTACGGCTGCCTGATCGGCGACTACTACTTCGATCAGTCGCCACCGGATGTCGAGCTGCTCGGCGAGCTGTCGAAGGTCTGCGCGGCGATGCACGCGCCGTTCATCTCTGCCGCCTCGCCAACCGTCATGGGCATGGGCTCCTGGCAGGAACTGTCCAACCCGCGCGACCTGACCAAGATCTTCACCACCCCCGAGTACGCCGGCTGGCGCTCGCTGCGTGAGTCCGAAGATTCGCGCTACATCGGCCTGACCATGCCGCGCTTCCTGGCGCGCCTGCCCTACGGCGCCAAGACCGACCCGGTAGAAGCCTTCGCCTTCGAAGAAGACACCGACGGTGCCGACAGCGCCAAGTACACCTGGGCCAACGCCGCCTACGCCATGGGCGTGAACATCAACCGCTCGTTCAAGCACTACGGCTGGTGCTCGCGCATCCGTGGCGTAGAGTCCGGCGGCGAGGTCGAGAACCTGCCGGCGCACACCTTCCCCACCGACGACGGTGGCGTGGACATGAAGTGCCCGACCGAGATCGCCATTTCCGACCGCCGCGAGGCCGAACTGGCGAAGAACGGCTTCATGCCGCTGCTGCACAAGAAGAACACCGATTTCGCGGCGTTCATCGGTGCCCAGTCGCTGCAGAAGCCGGCCGAGTACGACGACCCGGACGCCACCGCCAACGCCAACCTGGCCGCGCGCCTGCCTTACCTGTTCGCCACCTGCCGCTTCGCGCATTACCTCAAGTGCATCGTTCGCGACAAGATCGGCTCGTTCAAGGAGAAGGACGACATGCAGCGCTGGCTGCAGGACTGGATCCTCAACTATGTCGACGGCGACCCGACCCACTCCACCGAAACCACCAAGGCCCAGCACCCGCTGGCCGCCGCCGAGGTGGTGGTCGAGGACGTCGAGGGCAACCCTGGCTACTACACCTCGAAGTTCTTCCTGCGTCCGCACTACCAGCTCGAAGGCCTGACCGTGTCGCTGCGCCTGGTGTCCAAGCTGCCATCGGCCAAAGGCGCGTAA
- the tssA gene encoding type VI secretion system protein TssA encodes MDVSLLLSAVSANSPCGEDLEYDADFLQLERDALGKPERVMGDAVQPAEPPPWRQMEQASVALLQRSKDLRITHYLVQSALALDGLPGLANTLELVEQLLRQYWAELYPLLDADDDNDPTLRINALSGLACDTNLRLLRESPLVRSRAFGTLSLRAALHACGLQVSADENLGLDTFNAALRDSDPQSLQETREALSLALARAASIEAIVNEQVGSAQGVDLSALKQPLRQALQVLGEAAPADEPDAAPAAAAEPLGDSPALAPAPARPTVSGEINNRDDVLRSLDRLLAYYARHEPSSPLPVLLNRAKGLVNADFASIVRNLIPDGMSQFENLRGPEAD; translated from the coding sequence GTGGATGTCTCATTGTTGCTTTCCGCTGTTTCAGCCAACTCCCCTTGCGGTGAAGACCTGGAATACGACGCGGATTTCCTGCAACTCGAACGTGATGCGCTGGGCAAGCCCGAGCGCGTCATGGGCGATGCCGTGCAGCCGGCAGAACCTCCGCCGTGGCGCCAGATGGAGCAGGCCAGCGTGGCCCTGCTGCAGCGCAGCAAGGACCTGCGCATCACCCACTACCTGGTCCAGAGCGCGCTGGCCCTGGACGGGCTACCCGGCCTGGCCAACACCCTCGAACTGGTCGAGCAACTGCTGCGTCAGTACTGGGCCGAGCTGTACCCACTGCTCGATGCCGATGACGACAACGACCCGACCCTGCGCATCAATGCCCTTTCCGGCCTGGCCTGCGACACCAACCTGCGCCTGCTGCGCGAAAGCCCCCTGGTACGTTCCCGCGCCTTCGGCACCCTGAGCCTGCGCGCTGCGCTGCACGCCTGCGGGCTGCAAGTGTCCGCTGACGAAAACCTGGGCCTGGATACCTTCAACGCGGCCCTGCGCGACAGCGATCCGCAGAGCCTGCAGGAAACCCGCGAGGCCCTGAGCCTGGCCCTGGCCCGCGCCGCCAGCATCGAAGCCATCGTCAATGAGCAGGTGGGTTCGGCCCAGGGCGTGGACCTCTCGGCGCTCAAGCAGCCGCTGCGCCAGGCCCTGCAGGTGCTGGGCGAAGCCGCCCCGGCCGATGAGCCGGACGCCGCCCCGGCAGCAGCAGCCGAGCCTCTGGGCGACAGCCCGGCCCTGGCGCCTGCGCCAGCGCGCCCGACGGTCAGTGGCGAGATCAACAACCGCGATGACGTGCTGCGCAGCCTCGACCGCCTGCTGGCCTACTACGCCCGCCACGAGCCCTCCAGCCCGCTGCCGGTGCTGTTGAACCGCGCCAAGGGCCTGGTCAACGCGGATTTCGCAAGCATCGTGCGCAACCTGATTCCCGACGGCATGTCCCAGTTTGAGAACCTGCGCGGCCCCGAGGCTGACTGA
- a CDS encoding Hcp family type VI secretion system effector, translating to MAVDIFIKIGDIKGESQDKTHKDEIEVLNWSWGMSQSGNMHTGTGGGAGKVSIQDLSLTKYVDKATPNLMMHCSSGKHVDKVTLTVRKAGGDNQVEYLIINLEEVLISSLSTGGSGSDDRLIENVTLNFAKVSVDYQPQKADGSKEGGPIKYGWNIRSNVKM from the coding sequence ATGGCTGTCGATATTTTCATCAAGATCGGTGATATCAAGGGCGAGTCTCAGGACAAGACTCACAAGGACGAAATCGAAGTGCTGAACTGGAGCTGGGGCATGTCCCAGTCCGGCAACATGCACACCGGCACCGGCGGCGGTGCGGGCAAGGTCAGCATCCAGGACCTGTCGCTGACCAAGTACGTCGACAAGGCGACCCCCAACCTGATGATGCATTGCTCCAGCGGCAAGCACGTCGACAAGGTCACCCTGACCGTGCGCAAGGCCGGCGGCGACAACCAGGTCGAGTACCTGATCATCAACCTCGAAGAAGTACTGATTTCCTCGCTGAGCACCGGCGGCTCGGGCAGCGATGATCGCCTGATCGAGAACGTCACCCTGAACTTCGCCAAGGTCAGCGTCGACTATCAGCCGCAGAAGGCCGATGGTTCGAAGGAAGGCGGCCCGATCAAGTACGGCTGGAACATCCGCTCCAAC
- the tssB gene encoding type VI secretion system contractile sheath small subunit, with amino-acid sequence MAKTSSQKFIARNRAPRVQIEYDVELYGAEKKVQLPFVMGVMADLTGKPAEPLAPVAERKFLEIDVDNFDSRLKALQPRVAFHTPNELTGEGNLSVDITFESMDDFSPAAVARKVDSLNQLLEARTQLANLLTYMDGKTGAEEIILKAIKDPALLQALASAPKPKDDAEPNA; translated from the coding sequence GTGGCGAAAACCAGTTCGCAGAAATTCATTGCGCGCAACCGTGCGCCCCGCGTGCAGATCGAATACGACGTGGAACTGTACGGTGCCGAGAAGAAGGTCCAGCTGCCCTTCGTCATGGGCGTCATGGCCGACCTGACCGGCAAGCCCGCCGAACCCCTGGCGCCCGTGGCCGAGCGCAAGTTCCTGGAGATCGACGTCGACAACTTCGACTCGCGGCTCAAGGCACTGCAACCGCGTGTGGCCTTCCACACCCCCAACGAGCTGACCGGCGAAGGCAACCTGAGCGTCGACATCACCTTCGAGAGCATGGACGACTTCAGCCCGGCCGCCGTGGCGCGCAAGGTCGACTCGCTGAACCAGCTGCTCGAAGCCCGCACCCAGTTGGCCAACCTGCTGACCTACATGGACGGCAAGACCGGTGCCGAAGAGATCATCCTCAAGGCCATCAAGGACCCAGCGCTGCTCCAGGCCTTGGCGAGTGCGCCCAAGCCCAAGGACGACGCCGAGCCCAACGCCTGA